In Mycetocola zhujimingii, one DNA window encodes the following:
- a CDS encoding glucose-6-phosphate dehydrogenase assembly protein OpcA — MIVDLPDTTTSKVSKKLVQLREDGGVVSLGRVLTLVIVSQLGEEEEAIEAANDASREHPMRVLVLSRIPSDDEGGAKPARIDAEIRVGGDAGASEVIILRAYGDAAGNEDSLINGLLLPDTPVVAWWPIEAPADVAHTAIGRIAQRRITDASEHEDPHAALVELARTHTPGDTDFAWTRLTLWRAQLAAVLDQPPYEPVTAVTVSGAADSPSTLLLAAWLGMQLQVPVVQELTPRGSGDTGIHGVRMTRESGDIVLERPLDNVAKLTQPNQPIHDLSLPRRSMRDCLAEELRRLDPDSLYGEVITKGLSQLESEALASEGTN; from the coding sequence ATGATCGTCGATCTGCCCGACACCACAACCAGCAAGGTGTCAAAGAAACTGGTCCAGCTGCGCGAGGACGGCGGCGTCGTCTCCCTCGGACGTGTGCTCACCCTCGTGATCGTGTCGCAACTCGGTGAGGAAGAAGAGGCCATCGAGGCCGCAAACGACGCCTCACGGGAACACCCCATGCGCGTGCTCGTGCTCTCCCGGATTCCCTCAGACGACGAGGGTGGTGCGAAGCCAGCGCGCATCGACGCTGAGATCCGTGTCGGCGGTGACGCCGGCGCGAGCGAAGTGATCATCCTCCGTGCCTATGGGGACGCAGCGGGCAACGAAGACAGCCTCATCAACGGACTGCTCCTTCCCGACACCCCTGTGGTCGCCTGGTGGCCCATCGAAGCCCCCGCCGACGTCGCACACACTGCGATCGGGCGGATCGCACAGCGGAGGATCACGGATGCCTCCGAGCACGAAGACCCGCACGCGGCGCTGGTGGAACTGGCCAGGACGCACACTCCGGGCGACACAGACTTCGCCTGGACCCGCCTGACCCTCTGGCGCGCCCAGCTCGCTGCGGTGCTCGACCAGCCCCCGTACGAACCGGTCACTGCCGTGACGGTCTCCGGCGCTGCCGACTCGCCGTCAACTCTCCTGCTGGCCGCGTGGCTCGGCATGCAGTTGCAGGTTCCCGTCGTGCAGGAGCTGACTCCGCGCGGCTCCGGTGACACGGGTATTCACGGTGTCCGGATGACGAGGGAGAGCGGGGACATCGTGCTGGAGCGCCCGCTCGACAACGTCGCGAAGCTGACCCAGCCCAACCAGCCGATCCATGATCTTTCGCTGCCCCGGCGCAGCATGCGTGACTGTCTCGCAGAGGAGCTGCGCAGGCTGGACCCGGATTCGCTGTACGGTGAAGTGATCACCAAGGGTCTCTCTCAGCTCGAGAGCGAAGCCCTGGCATCGGAAGGTACGAACTGA
- the tal gene encoding transaldolase encodes MTNSTPTAQLSGAGVSIWLDDLSRGRIETGNLQELIDTKNVVGVTTNPTIFAGALSNGEVYASQVSELAAQGKDVTAAVFEITTDDVARAADIFRPVYDATQGFDGRVSIEVEPGLAHDAQGTIEQAKALWAKVDRPNAMIKIPATIEGLEAITEAIAAGISVNVTLIFSLDRYRAVINAYLTGLEKAKAAGIDLSTIHSVASFFVSRVDTEIDKRLTAIGTDEALALKSKAGVANAQLAYEVFVQSFATERAEMLLDAGANMQRPLWASTGVKDPNLPDTLYVTQLVAPQVVNTMPEKTLEATFDHGVIEGDTVTGSYAAANEVLDAIAAQGISYDEVTLLLEKEGVEKFIVSWNELLDTVTAALEAAK; translated from the coding sequence ATGACGAACTCAACACCAACAGCGCAGCTTTCCGGGGCCGGCGTCAGCATCTGGCTCGATGACCTCTCCCGCGGACGCATCGAAACCGGCAACCTGCAGGAACTCATCGACACCAAGAACGTCGTCGGAGTGACCACGAACCCGACAATCTTCGCCGGTGCGCTCAGCAACGGTGAGGTGTATGCATCGCAGGTCAGCGAACTCGCCGCACAGGGCAAGGACGTGACGGCGGCTGTATTCGAGATCACGACCGACGACGTCGCGCGTGCCGCTGACATCTTCCGACCCGTCTACGACGCGACCCAGGGCTTCGACGGCCGCGTGTCGATCGAGGTTGAGCCAGGTCTCGCCCACGACGCACAGGGCACCATCGAGCAGGCCAAGGCGCTCTGGGCCAAGGTGGACCGGCCCAACGCGATGATCAAGATCCCCGCGACGATCGAGGGCCTCGAAGCGATCACCGAGGCGATTGCGGCCGGGATCAGCGTCAACGTGACACTGATCTTCAGCCTTGACCGCTACCGCGCCGTCATCAATGCCTACCTCACCGGTCTTGAAAAGGCGAAGGCCGCAGGAATCGACCTGTCGACCATCCACTCGGTGGCATCCTTCTTCGTGTCGCGCGTCGACACCGAGATCGATAAGCGACTCACCGCAATCGGAACCGACGAGGCGCTCGCTCTCAAGAGCAAGGCCGGAGTCGCCAACGCGCAGCTCGCGTACGAAGTGTTCGTTCAGTCCTTTGCCACGGAACGCGCCGAGATGCTCCTTGACGCTGGAGCCAACATGCAGCGTCCGCTCTGGGCATCGACCGGTGTCAAGGACCCGAACCTGCCGGACACGCTGTACGTGACGCAGCTCGTCGCGCCCCAGGTCGTCAACACGATGCCGGAGAAGACACTCGAGGCGACGTTCGACCACGGTGTCATCGAGGGCGACACGGTCACCGGATCCTATGCCGCGGCTAACGAGGTACTCGACGCCATCGCTGCTCAGGGAATCTCCTACGACGAGGTGACACTGCTCCTTGAGAAGGAGGGTGTTGAGAAGTTCATCGTGTCGTGGAACGAACTCCTCGACACGGTCACCGCAGCTCTTGAGGCCGCAAAATGA
- a CDS encoding RNA polymerase-binding protein RbpA, which translates to MAAGGSAIRGSRVGAGPMGEQDHGFHADRVAVSYWDALGNETVRYFAASLPDEEIPETIDSPSSGLPAGRDQANPPEVAKLEPYKTHLAYVKERRTEEEAEALLDEALQALRARRGTASA; encoded by the coding sequence ATGGCTGCCGGAGGTAGCGCAATCAGGGGATCGCGCGTTGGTGCTGGTCCCATGGGCGAACAGGATCACGGATTCCACGCGGACCGTGTTGCTGTCTCGTACTGGGATGCACTGGGAAACGAGACTGTTCGGTACTTTGCCGCCAGTCTTCCCGACGAAGAGATCCCGGAAACGATCGACAGCCCGTCGTCCGGTCTTCCCGCCGGACGCGACCAGGCGAACCCGCCCGAGGTCGCCAAGCTTGAGCCGTACAAGACTCACCTCGCTTACGTGAAGGAACGCCGCACGGAGGAAGAGGCCGAGGCGCTTCTCGACGAGGCACTTCAGGCTCTGCGCGCACGTCGTGGTACGGCATCCGCCTAA
- the tkt gene encoding transketolase, with protein MAALQWNSIDDKAVDTARLLAADAVEKVGNGHPGTAMSLAPAAYLLFQKVMRRDPKDQNWLGRDRFVLSVGHSSLTQYVQLYLGGYGLELEDLKALRTWGSLTPGHPEYGHTDGVEITTGPLGQGLASAVGFAYAARFERGLFDPDTEAGKSPFDHFVYVIAGDGDLQEGVTSEASSLAGHQELGNLIAIYDSNQISIEDDTNIAFTEDVAKRYESYHWHVQTVDWKKTGEYVEDIQALNDAIEAAKAETDKPSLIILKTIIGWPSPKKQNTGKIHGSALGADELAAVKEVLGFDPAESFVVSDEVIEHTRKAIDRGAEQRAEWQAGFDAWKAANLDKSALLDRLLTGELPEGVESALPVFEPGKDVSTRAASGKVLNALGPVVPELWGGSADLAESNNTTIESAESFVPSEHSTREWTGNKYGRVLHFGIREHAMGAILNGIVLHGPTRAYGGTFLIFSDYMRPAVRLAALMKVPSIFVWTHDSVALGEDGPTHQPIEQLATLRAIPNLAVVRPGDANEVSYAWLEILKRRGGPAGIALTRQNIPVFERGDGEASGDTFASAANVAKGAYVLAEAPNGTPDVILIATGSEVQLAVDAREALKADGVNARVVSVPCLEWFEEQDEAYRESVLPKAVTARVSVEAGLALTWAGIVGDGGRSVSIEHFGASADYKTLFNKFGITTDAVVVAAKETLGK; from the coding sequence GTGGCAGCTTTGCAGTGGAACTCCATTGACGATAAGGCGGTTGACACCGCCAGACTGCTCGCAGCAGATGCGGTGGAGAAGGTTGGAAACGGGCATCCGGGAACGGCGATGAGCCTCGCGCCGGCCGCTTACCTCCTGTTCCAGAAAGTCATGCGCCGCGATCCCAAGGACCAGAACTGGCTCGGCCGCGACCGTTTCGTACTCTCGGTCGGTCACAGCTCACTGACCCAGTACGTCCAGCTCTACCTGGGCGGATACGGCCTCGAACTCGAAGACCTCAAGGCGCTGCGCACGTGGGGTTCACTCACGCCGGGCCACCCTGAGTACGGACACACAGACGGTGTCGAAATCACGACGGGGCCACTCGGCCAGGGCCTCGCATCAGCCGTCGGCTTTGCATACGCCGCCCGCTTCGAGCGCGGACTGTTCGACCCTGACACCGAAGCGGGCAAGAGCCCGTTCGACCACTTCGTCTATGTCATCGCCGGTGACGGCGATCTGCAGGAAGGTGTCACGAGCGAGGCATCGTCCCTCGCCGGCCACCAGGAGCTCGGCAACCTCATCGCGATCTACGACAGCAACCAGATCTCCATCGAGGACGACACGAATATCGCCTTCACCGAGGACGTCGCCAAGCGATACGAGTCGTACCACTGGCACGTGCAAACCGTTGACTGGAAGAAGACCGGCGAGTACGTCGAAGACATCCAGGCCCTCAACGACGCAATCGAAGCCGCAAAGGCCGAGACGGACAAGCCGTCGCTCATCATCCTCAAGACGATCATCGGCTGGCCAAGCCCGAAGAAGCAGAACACCGGAAAGATCCACGGATCCGCACTCGGTGCCGACGAGCTCGCGGCCGTCAAGGAAGTACTCGGCTTCGACCCGGCCGAGAGCTTCGTCGTCTCGGACGAGGTCATTGAGCACACCCGCAAGGCGATCGACCGCGGAGCCGAGCAGCGTGCCGAATGGCAGGCGGGCTTCGACGCGTGGAAGGCGGCCAACCTGGACAAGAGCGCTCTCCTCGACCGCCTTCTCACCGGCGAACTCCCCGAGGGCGTCGAATCGGCGCTCCCGGTCTTCGAACCGGGAAAGGATGTCTCCACACGGGCGGCATCCGGCAAGGTCCTCAACGCGCTTGGTCCCGTTGTCCCCGAACTCTGGGGTGGCTCTGCCGACCTCGCCGAGTCGAACAACACAACGATCGAGAGCGCGGAATCGTTCGTGCCGAGTGAGCACTCCACCCGCGAGTGGACCGGTAACAAGTACGGTCGGGTCCTGCACTTCGGAATCCGCGAACACGCGATGGGTGCGATCCTCAACGGCATCGTTCTTCACGGTCCTACCCGCGCCTACGGTGGAACCTTCCTGATCTTCAGCGACTACATGCGCCCGGCCGTCCGGCTTGCCGCGCTCATGAAGGTGCCGTCGATCTTCGTGTGGACCCACGATTCCGTCGCGCTCGGCGAAGACGGACCGACACACCAGCCGATCGAGCAGCTCGCAACGCTCCGTGCGATTCCGAACCTCGCGGTCGTTCGCCCCGGTGACGCCAACGAGGTCAGCTACGCCTGGCTCGAAATCCTCAAGCGCCGCGGCGGACCCGCCGGTATCGCCCTCACCCGCCAGAACATCCCGGTGTTCGAGCGTGGCGACGGCGAGGCGAGCGGAGACACCTTCGCATCGGCCGCAAATGTCGCGAAGGGCGCATACGTATTGGCCGAAGCACCCAACGGGACGCCGGATGTCATCCTCATCGCGACGGGTTCGGAAGTTCAGCTCGCCGTCGACGCTCGCGAAGCGCTCAAGGCAGACGGCGTGAATGCCCGCGTTGTCTCGGTTCCGTGCCTCGAGTGGTTCGAGGAGCAGGACGAGGCGTATCGCGAGTCGGTCCTCCCGAAGGCTGTCACCGCGCGCGTCTCTGTCGAAGCGGGCCTCGCGCTCACCTGGGCAGGCATCGTCGGCGACGGCGGCCGCTCGGTCTCGATCGAGCACTTCGGTGCATCGGCCGATTACAAGACACTTTTCAACAAATTCGGCATAACCACGGATGCCGTCGTTGTTGCCGCTAAAGAGACACTCGGCAAGTAA
- the tpiA gene encoding triose-phosphate isomerase: MAVNRVPLIAGNWKMNLDHLQAIAFVQKLAWCLADAKHDPASVEVAVFPPFTDLRSVQTLVSADKLPIAFGGQDISEHDSGAYTGEISGAFLKALECSYVLIGHSERRTLHAESDEQVAGKVAAAIKHNVVPIICVGETSDDLEKHGPSAVPVAQLKAALSGVSATADIVVAYEPVWAIGSGQAATPEQAEQVAAALRAELRETLGEDVAAKTRILYGGSVKAANIAGFMREPNVDGALVGGASLDLNEFSSIVRYQKHVGV, from the coding sequence ATGGCAGTAAACCGCGTTCCGCTCATTGCGGGCAACTGGAAGATGAACCTGGATCACCTGCAGGCGATCGCGTTTGTGCAGAAGCTGGCGTGGTGCCTCGCCGATGCCAAGCACGACCCTGCGAGTGTCGAGGTCGCGGTGTTCCCTCCGTTCACCGATCTGCGCAGCGTTCAAACCCTCGTTTCGGCTGACAAACTGCCCATCGCTTTCGGCGGTCAGGATATCTCCGAGCACGATTCGGGTGCATACACCGGCGAAATCTCGGGCGCGTTCCTCAAGGCGCTCGAGTGCAGCTACGTCCTCATCGGGCATTCCGAGCGCAGGACGTTGCACGCTGAGAGCGACGAGCAGGTCGCCGGAAAGGTCGCTGCGGCGATCAAGCACAACGTGGTTCCGATCATCTGCGTCGGCGAGACGTCCGATGACCTCGAGAAGCACGGTCCGAGTGCCGTCCCGGTTGCCCAGCTGAAGGCCGCGCTTTCCGGAGTGTCCGCGACCGCGGACATCGTTGTTGCTTACGAGCCTGTCTGGGCCATCGGTTCCGGCCAGGCCGCAACTCCCGAACAGGCAGAGCAGGTTGCAGCCGCGCTGCGCGCCGAACTTCGCGAGACGCTGGGTGAAGACGTGGCCGCCAAGACCCGCATTCTCTATGGCGGAAGCGTGAAGGCGGCGAACATTGCCGGGTTCATGCGTGAGCCGAACGTCGACGGCGCGCTCGTCGGTGGCGCGAGCCTTGACCTCAACGAGTTCTCGAGCATCGTTCGCTACCAGAAGCACGTGGGCGTTTAG
- the pgl gene encoding 6-phosphogluconolactonase, with protein sequence MTNERRVLVSADSDALAASIAARFLTKTVDLLDETEFVNIVLEGGRVAMKVLESINSSPARDSVDWSRVHFWWGDERWVPADDAERNDGKARRALLDHIDIPAENVHSYPASDSGMTLDEAALAYAQTLADHSNGDAGLPRFDITFLGVGPDGHTASLFPDRQEVLEREATVVAVRNSPKPPAERLTLTRHAINSSHRIWVEISGADKAAVLGLALAGAAYTEVPIAGIKGRKRTVFFVDRAAASEVPENLIAPTY encoded by the coding sequence ATGACGAATGAACGACGGGTGCTTGTCTCCGCAGACAGCGATGCACTCGCCGCATCGATAGCGGCACGATTCCTCACCAAGACAGTTGACCTCCTCGATGAAACCGAGTTTGTGAACATCGTCCTCGAGGGAGGACGCGTCGCGATGAAGGTTCTCGAGAGCATCAACTCATCTCCTGCCAGGGACAGCGTTGACTGGTCGCGCGTCCACTTCTGGTGGGGTGACGAGCGATGGGTGCCTGCTGATGACGCCGAACGCAACGACGGCAAGGCCAGGCGCGCGCTGCTCGATCACATCGATATCCCTGCCGAGAACGTGCACAGCTACCCGGCATCCGACTCGGGAATGACCCTCGACGAGGCGGCCCTTGCGTATGCGCAGACGCTCGCGGATCACTCGAACGGCGACGCCGGTCTCCCCCGATTCGACATCACCTTTCTTGGCGTCGGCCCCGACGGCCACACGGCATCGCTGTTCCCCGATCGACAGGAAGTGCTCGAGCGTGAGGCGACAGTCGTCGCTGTTCGGAACTCGCCCAAACCGCCCGCCGAGCGGCTGACCCTCACCCGTCACGCGATCAACTCGTCGCACCGGATCTGGGTCGAGATCTCCGGAGCGGACAAGGCCGCTGTCCTCGGACTCGCGCTTGCCGGAGCCGCATATACTGAGGTGCCCATCGCCGGCATCAAGGGCCGCAAGCGCACAGTGTTCTTCGTCGACCGTGCAGCGGCATCCGAGGTTCCCGAGAACCTCATCGCACCGACCTACTGA
- a CDS encoding heme o synthase, whose protein sequence is MNIAVEDRVAPHSVTRADKVRGYISLTKPRVMELLLVTTVPVMILAQGGIPNLWLVLATVIGGAMSAGAAGAFNCYIDRDIDRVMKRTKNRPLVTGVLSPREALVFSWSLAILSTVWLYVTTNPLTAALSVGAIFFYVVIYTLWLKRWTSQNIIWGGIAGCFPVLIGWAAVANSLSWAPFILFAVVFLWTPPHYWPLSMKYRDDYKSAGVPMLAVVRGRAQVGLQVILYAWATVACSLLLVPVASMGVVYTVVAAVSGGWFIFETHRLYNLAIRHEHVSPMRVFHGSISYLTLLFLAVGIDPLLPF, encoded by the coding sequence ATGAACATTGCAGTAGAAGACCGCGTTGCGCCGCACAGCGTGACGCGTGCCGACAAGGTGAGGGGCTACATCTCGCTCACCAAGCCGCGGGTGATGGAGCTTTTGCTCGTCACGACGGTACCTGTGATGATCCTCGCTCAAGGCGGCATCCCGAACCTGTGGCTCGTTCTCGCCACGGTGATCGGCGGTGCGATGAGCGCCGGAGCCGCTGGCGCGTTCAACTGCTACATCGACCGCGACATCGACCGTGTGATGAAACGGACAAAGAACCGGCCACTCGTCACCGGCGTCCTGTCGCCACGCGAAGCGCTGGTGTTTTCATGGTCGCTCGCCATTCTCTCCACCGTGTGGCTCTACGTCACGACCAATCCGCTGACCGCCGCTCTCTCGGTCGGCGCGATCTTCTTCTACGTCGTGATCTACACGCTGTGGCTCAAGCGCTGGACCAGCCAGAACATCATCTGGGGTGGGATCGCAGGATGCTTCCCGGTTTTGATCGGGTGGGCCGCCGTTGCCAACTCCCTCAGCTGGGCACCGTTCATCCTGTTTGCCGTTGTCTTCCTCTGGACCCCGCCACACTACTGGCCGCTCTCGATGAAGTACCGCGACGACTACAAGTCAGCGGGAGTGCCGATGCTTGCCGTCGTCCGCGGCCGCGCACAGGTCGGGCTCCAGGTCATTCTCTATGCCTGGGCAACTGTCGCCTGCTCGCTCCTTCTCGTCCCCGTCGCATCGATGGGCGTGGTCTATACGGTCGTCGCTGCCGTCTCAGGTGGCTGGTTCATCTTTGAGACGCACCGCCTCTACAACCTGGCCATTCGGCACGAGCACGTGTCACCGATGCGGGTGTTCCACGGTTCGATCAGTTACCTGACGCTGCTGTTCCTCGCGGTCGGCATCGATCCGCTGCTTCCGTTCTAG
- a CDS encoding glucose-6-phosphate isomerase — protein MSFKISVSGAAADAVAAVVPTLVADLVASSVTAQDPALWGPDAEDESSKRLGWTEASSVSRPLVAEIEALREGLAAQGVDHIVLAGMGGSSLAPEVITQTLGGDLTVLDSTAPGQVLAALNDRLASTAIVVSSKSGSTVETDSQRRAYEAAFTEAGIDPRDRIIVVTDPGSPLDASAREAGYRVFNADPNVGGRYSALTAFGLVPSGLAGVDVGALLDEADAIAVELAVDDAHNPGLILAAAMAGTSPLKDKLAIVSDGTHIVGFPDWAEQLIAESTGKQGTGILPVVVDTLAPEVTDSPADVQVVRLVDDADAPHLFAKDRHEGEILVSGTLGAQILVWEFATAVAGRILGINPFDQPDVESAKIATRGLLDARPEQAPPLFVENGIEVRGDANLFAGVSTVRGALDALLATLGSDGYLAVQAYVDRLALPQLAGVRQLLAASTGRPVTFGWGPRFLHSTGQFHKGGPAVGVFLQITENAPVDLAIPDRPFTFGQLIQAQAQGDATVLAEHGRPVLVLNFTDPESNIVSLFEAVN, from the coding sequence ATGAGCTTCAAGATCTCGGTGAGCGGTGCGGCGGCTGACGCTGTCGCCGCCGTCGTTCCGACGCTGGTCGCCGACCTCGTCGCATCGAGCGTCACCGCGCAGGACCCCGCGCTGTGGGGACCAGACGCCGAGGACGAGTCGTCGAAGCGGCTCGGCTGGACCGAAGCATCCAGCGTGTCACGGCCGCTCGTGGCCGAAATCGAGGCGCTGCGCGAAGGGCTTGCTGCCCAGGGCGTAGATCACATTGTGCTCGCGGGCATGGGCGGTTCCTCTCTCGCGCCAGAAGTCATCACGCAGACACTCGGCGGCGACCTGACCGTCCTCGACTCGACGGCGCCGGGGCAGGTGCTCGCGGCCCTCAACGACCGCCTCGCCAGCACCGCCATCGTTGTGTCGTCCAAGTCAGGATCGACCGTCGAAACCGACAGCCAGCGCCGCGCATACGAGGCCGCGTTCACCGAGGCCGGCATCGACCCGCGTGACCGCATCATCGTGGTGACCGACCCGGGCTCCCCGCTCGACGCGTCGGCTCGCGAAGCCGGTTACCGGGTATTCAATGCAGATCCCAACGTCGGTGGCCGGTATTCCGCGCTCACCGCGTTCGGCCTCGTGCCGTCCGGGCTCGCCGGCGTCGACGTCGGCGCACTGCTCGACGAAGCCGACGCCATCGCCGTTGAACTCGCGGTCGATGACGCGCACAACCCCGGGCTCATTCTCGCGGCCGCGATGGCCGGGACCTCGCCGTTGAAAGACAAGCTCGCGATCGTCTCAGACGGAACCCACATTGTTGGCTTCCCCGACTGGGCGGAACAGCTCATCGCGGAGTCAACGGGAAAACAGGGCACCGGCATCCTCCCCGTTGTGGTTGACACTCTCGCGCCGGAGGTCACGGACTCCCCCGCCGACGTCCAGGTCGTTCGACTCGTTGACGATGCGGATGCCCCGCACCTGTTCGCCAAGGATCGTCACGAGGGCGAAATCCTCGTGAGCGGCACGCTCGGCGCTCAGATCCTTGTCTGGGAGTTCGCCACGGCGGTAGCCGGCCGCATCCTCGGGATCAACCCGTTCGACCAGCCCGACGTGGAGTCGGCGAAGATCGCTACGCGTGGTCTGCTCGACGCCCGACCGGAGCAGGCGCCCCCGCTGTTCGTCGAGAACGGCATCGAGGTGCGCGGAGACGCGAACCTGTTCGCCGGTGTCTCTACGGTGCGCGGTGCACTCGATGCGTTGCTTGCGACGCTCGGTTCCGACGGTTACCTCGCCGTACAGGCGTACGTCGATCGGCTCGCCCTCCCCCAGCTCGCCGGCGTGCGTCAGTTGCTCGCGGCCAGCACCGGCCGCCCGGTCACGTTCGGCTGGGGACCGCGGTTCCTGCACTCGACGGGTCAGTTCCACAAGGGCGGCCCCGCTGTCGGTGTATTCCTCCAGATCACGGAGAACGCGCCGGTCGACCTCGCCATCCCCGACCGTCCGTTCACTTTCGGCCAGCTCATCCAGGCGCAGGCCCAGGGCGACGCGACAGTGCTGGCCGAGCATGGGCGACCTGTCCTCGTGCTCAACTTCACCGACCCGGAATCGAACATCGTCTCGCTGTTCGAAGCCGTCAATTAG
- the zwf gene encoding glucose-6-phosphate dehydrogenase encodes MSPVDITPTFNPLRLDSDRRLNRIAGPSGLIIFGVTGDLSRKKLMPAVYDLANRGLLPPGFALVGFARRDWADQDFMQVVHEAVKAHARTEYREEVWQQLAQGIRFVPGEFGDDAAFEKLKETIALLDVERGTMGNHAFYLSIPPKAFPEVTEQLRRSGMAEAKAGEWRRVVIEKPFGSDLETARELNAVVESVFPPDSVFRIDHYLGKETVQNILALRFANQMFEPIWNANYVDHVQISMAEDIGVGGRAGYYDGIGAARDVIQNHILQLLALTAMEEPLSFNAADLRAEKEKVLAAVSLPDDLSTATARGQYAGGWQGGEVVTGFLDEEGMNPESTTETYAAMRLDINTRRWDGVPFYLRTGKRLGRRVTEIAVVFKRAPQFLFAESQTSELGQNALVIRVQPDEGVTIRFGSKVPGAGTQVRDVTMDFGYGHAFTEASPEAYERLILDVLLGDPPLFPRHQEVELSWKILDPIEEYWASQGGPLEQYQPGSWGPASADELLARDGRVWRRP; translated from the coding sequence ATGTCCCCCGTGGATATCACCCCGACGTTCAACCCACTTCGGTTGGACTCGGATCGACGCCTGAACCGTATCGCAGGCCCCAGCGGGCTCATCATCTTCGGAGTGACAGGCGACCTGTCACGCAAGAAGCTGATGCCGGCTGTTTATGACCTCGCGAACCGCGGTCTTCTTCCTCCAGGGTTCGCGCTCGTCGGATTCGCGAGGCGGGACTGGGCAGACCAGGACTTCATGCAGGTCGTGCACGAGGCCGTCAAGGCTCACGCACGCACGGAGTACCGGGAGGAAGTCTGGCAGCAGCTCGCCCAGGGCATCCGTTTCGTGCCGGGTGAGTTCGGTGACGATGCCGCGTTCGAGAAACTCAAGGAGACGATCGCGCTCCTCGACGTCGAGCGCGGGACCATGGGCAACCATGCGTTCTATCTCTCGATTCCGCCCAAGGCCTTCCCCGAGGTGACCGAGCAGCTGAGGCGCTCGGGGATGGCTGAGGCCAAAGCCGGTGAGTGGCGTCGTGTCGTCATTGAAAAGCCCTTCGGCTCGGACCTCGAGACCGCTCGTGAACTCAACGCCGTCGTCGAGTCGGTGTTCCCGCCGGACTCCGTGTTCAGGATCGACCACTACCTCGGTAAGGAAACGGTCCAGAACATCCTCGCCCTTCGGTTCGCGAACCAGATGTTCGAACCGATCTGGAACGCGAACTACGTCGACCACGTGCAAATCAGCATGGCCGAGGACATCGGTGTTGGCGGCAGGGCCGGGTACTACGACGGAATAGGCGCTGCCCGCGACGTCATCCAGAACCACATCCTGCAGCTCCTCGCGCTCACCGCAATGGAGGAGCCTTTGTCCTTCAATGCTGCTGACCTCCGTGCCGAGAAGGAGAAGGTGCTTGCCGCGGTGAGCCTGCCCGATGACCTCAGCACGGCGACAGCCCGCGGACAGTATGCCGGCGGCTGGCAGGGCGGTGAGGTGGTCACCGGTTTCCTCGACGAGGAAGGCATGAACCCCGAGTCGACGACGGAGACCTACGCCGCGATGCGCCTCGATATCAACACGAGGCGGTGGGACGGTGTGCCGTTCTACCTTCGCACCGGCAAGCGCCTCGGCCGGCGCGTGACGGAGATCGCCGTCGTCTTCAAGCGGGCACCGCAGTTCCTGTTTGCCGAGAGCCAGACGTCTGAACTCGGCCAGAACGCCCTGGTCATCCGGGTCCAGCCCGACGAGGGCGTCACCATCCGGTTCGGCTCAAAGGTCCCAGGTGCAGGCACCCAGGTCCGCGACGTGACGATGGACTTCGGCTACGGCCACGCCTTCACTGAAGCGAGCCCTGAAGCCTACGAGCGTCTTATCCTCGACGTCCTCCTGGGCGACCCTCCCCTGTTCCCGCGGCACCAGGAGGTCGAACTTTCCTGGAAGATCCTCGACCCGATCGAGGAGTACTGGGCAAGCCAGGGTGGTCCGCTCGAACAGTACCAGCCCGGGTCGTGGGGTCCGGCTTCCGCCGATGAGTTACTTGCCAGAGACGGCCGAGTTTGGAGACGCCCATGA
- the secG gene encoding preprotein translocase subunit SecG gives MEILQVVLQVVLGVTSLLLTFLILLHKGRGGGLSDMFGGGMGSNLGSSGVAERNLNRFTVVLGLIWFSSIVALGLITKFSTGA, from the coding sequence GTGGAGATACTTCAGGTCGTACTGCAGGTGGTGCTCGGTGTTACGAGCCTCCTGCTCACATTCCTCATCCTCTTGCATAAGGGTCGCGGTGGTGGATTGTCCGACATGTTCGGTGGCGGTATGGGCTCGAACCTCGGATCCTCCGGGGTTGCCGAGCGAAATCTCAACCGGTTTACCGTCGTACTCGGTCTTATTTGGTTTAGTTCAATAGTTGCGCTTGGTCTCATCACCAAGTTCTCGACTGGTGCGTAG